One Ignisphaera sp. DNA window includes the following coding sequences:
- the prs gene encoding ribose-phosphate diphosphokinase — protein sequence MLLPLSGVAGSLLHGLQRSCGLEIVSSHHKLFPDGEQYIRILSEVRDKDVIVVQSMYPNQDSKVVELYLAIEALQGLQASVSTVLIPYMAYARQDKRFLSGEPISIKAIYAPLHLFNVRRLVAVDTHSQDVSTLVGIEVINILPHAYMIKRAGINVDFVLSPDRGALHRAENVAKAFGIGFDYLDKFRDRVTGEIKVSPKDLDVKNANVAIVDDIISTGGTIAKACQILYGLGANKVYAVVSHALLTEKSIEVLSKAGLTKLVITNSIKRQSSLPEWVLEVDLSELICNELRRVL from the coding sequence TTGTTGCTACCGCTTTCAGGTGTTGCCGGGTCTCTGTTACATGGTTTGCAGAGATCGTGTGGTCTAGAAATTGTTAGTAGTCATCACAAGCTGTTTCCAGATGGCGAGCAGTATATCAGAATACTATCAGAGGTTAGAGACAAAGATGTTATTGTTGTTCAGTCAATGTATCCAAACCAAGATAGCAAAGTTGTGGAGCTTTATCTTGCTATTGAAGCTTTGCAAGGGCTACAAGCATCTGTGTCCACAGTTTTAATCCCCTATATGGCTTATGCTAGGCAAGACAAAAGGTTTCTAAGTGGGGAACCTATAAGTATAAAAGCCATTTATGCTCCACTACATCTATTCAATGTCAGGAGATTGGTTGCTGTAGATACACATTCACAGGATGTGTCAACGCTGGTGGGGATTGAGGTAATAAATATTTTGCCACATGCATATATGATTAAAAGAGCTGGTATCAATGTAGATTTTGTGTTATCCCCAGATAGAGGAGCTCTTCATAGGGCAGAAAATGTAGCAAAAGCTTTTGGCATTGGTTTTGATTATTTGGATAAATTCAGGGATAGGGTCACGGGTGAAATAAAGGTGTCGCCTAAAGATCTTGATGTAAAGAATGCAAATGTTGCAATAGTTGATGATATAATCAGTACAGGGGGCACTATAGCGAAGGCATGCCAAATACTCTATGGTCTTGGGGCAAACAAAGTTTATGCAGTAGTATCACATGCGTTACTAACTGAAAAGTCTATAGAGGTTTTAAGTAAGGCCGGCTTAACCAAATTGGTAATCACAAATAGTATCAAACGTCAAAGCAGTTTGCCGGAGTGGGTTCTTGAAGTAGACTTGAGCGAGTTAATATGCAATGAGCTTAGAAGGGTATTATAG
- a CDS encoding RsmD family RNA methyltransferase, translating to MHEKIFVFKLSNELLSIALSEFGSIIVADNLPAKTIQQIDEFLIVETDEKTAMHLSSRASLLLESGRIIDVFDEDDLRGLGNLMIDYLKRPGTCIHFDAIRGFGKESIKNLMTLLSGLSWSRCREIVKVAFVSGIAVIYEVMYRRKESKFLDREPHKRPCYRPGTMKPQLARALVNLARLSSVRKQIMLDPFCGVGGIVLEACSMGIHSICSDIDIKMCMCARENIKHFKCDERADVILGDAGRETIRGCSVDAVVTDPPYGIQSSPKGFGILDLLKNFIVVSSDIIKSGGYMVFAIPIQYESAIDIHLQDHGFEIKEKHINRVHGSLTRLIYVVHKI from the coding sequence GTGCATGAAAAAATCTTTGTTTTTAAGCTTAGTAATGAGCTTCTCTCAATAGCTCTATCAGAATTCGGCTCCATTATAGTAGCAGATAACCTACCTGCTAAAACCATTCAACAAATTGATGAATTTCTCATAGTTGAGACAGATGAAAAAACGGCTATGCATCTAAGTAGCAGAGCCTCATTGTTACTGGAATCGGGGCGCATAATCGATGTCTTTGATGAAGACGACTTGAGAGGTCTTGGCAATTTAATGATTGATTATTTGAAAAGGCCTGGTACATGTATACACTTTGATGCTATTAGAGGTTTTGGGAAAGAATCAATAAAAAATTTGATGACTCTTCTCAGCGGTTTGAGCTGGAGCAGATGTAGAGAAATTGTTAAGGTGGCTTTTGTTAGTGGTATAGCAGTAATATATGAAGTTATGTATAGAAGAAAAGAGTCGAAATTCCTTGATAGAGAACCTCATAAAAGACCTTGTTACAGGCCAGGAACTATGAAGCCCCAGCTAGCTAGGGCACTTGTAAACTTGGCTAGGCTTTCATCGGTAAGAAAACAAATAATGTTGGATCCCTTTTGTGGTGTTGGTGGTATAGTGCTAGAGGCCTGTTCTATGGGCATACACTCAATATGTAGTGACATAGACATTAAAATGTGTATGTGTGCTAGGGAGAACATAAAGCATTTTAAATGCGATGAAAGAGCTGATGTGATTCTAGGTGATGCTGGTAGAGAGACTATCAGAGGATGCTCGGTAGATGCTGTTGTAACTGATCCTCCATATGGTATACAGAGCTCTCCAAAGGGTTTCGGGATATTGGATCTCCTAAAAAATTTCATCGTTGTTTCATCTGATATTATAAAGAGCGGCGGATACATGGTCTTTGCAATACCGATACAATATGAGTCTGCCATTGATATACATTTGCAGGATCATGGCTTCGAGATAAAGGAGAAACATATTAATAGGGTTCATGGCTCTCTAACGAGACTTATTTATGTGGTGCACAAAATTTGA